From Caballeronia insecticola, a single genomic window includes:
- a CDS encoding DUF1415 domain-containing protein: protein MTQGSIRDDVIAATQHWLTRAVIGLNLCPFAKSVHVKKQIRYVVSDARGVDDLVVELADELRLLKETDAETIDTTLFITPHAFADFTDYNDALFFAERLLGDMGLAGELQIASFHPHYRFEGTAPDDIDNYTNRAPYPIFHLLREASIDRAVDAFPDASDIYERNIETLRRLGHDGFDAWMRKP from the coding sequence ATGACTCAAGGCAGCATCCGCGATGACGTGATCGCGGCGACTCAGCACTGGCTCACCCGCGCGGTGATCGGTCTCAACTTGTGCCCGTTCGCGAAGAGCGTGCATGTCAAAAAACAGATTCGCTACGTGGTGAGCGACGCGCGTGGCGTCGACGATCTCGTTGTCGAACTCGCGGACGAACTGCGTCTGCTGAAAGAGACCGATGCCGAAACAATCGACACGACGCTCTTCATCACGCCGCACGCATTCGCCGATTTCACCGACTATAACGACGCCCTCTTCTTCGCCGAACGTCTGCTCGGCGACATGGGGCTCGCGGGCGAGTTGCAGATTGCGAGCTTCCATCCGCACTATCGGTTCGAAGGCACCGCGCCCGACGATATCGACAACTACACGAATCGCGCGCCGTATCCGATCTTTCATCTGTTGCGCGAAGCGAGTATCGATCGCGCGGTCGATGCATTTCCCGATGCATCCGACATTTACGAACGCAATATCGAAACGCTGCGCCGTCTCGGGCACGACGGCTTCGACGCGTGGATGCGCAAACCCTGA
- a CDS encoding TetR/AcrR family transcriptional regulator — translation MQQLFEETTLTRSSSEPAKARAPRSVRTDGATAQEQLLDAAEALFYRDGVRAIGVDAVVERAGVNKMSLYRRFASKDDLVVAYLERMDEGFRRRFEASVAKHPDAPAKQLIQALEDLVKRASAPDYRGCPFVNIACEFGDPAHPARQSVDHNKKYLMTRLVEISTAAGADNAVELAESLALLVDGIYATSQTYGPGSGPLLAAPRIARSLIDAACGGHRKQDDS, via the coding sequence ATGCAGCAGCTTTTTGAGGAAACAACTTTGACACGATCATCCAGTGAGCCGGCGAAAGCCCGCGCGCCACGCAGCGTCCGCACCGACGGCGCCACCGCGCAGGAGCAACTGCTCGATGCCGCGGAAGCGTTGTTCTATCGCGACGGCGTCCGCGCGATCGGCGTCGATGCCGTCGTGGAGCGCGCGGGCGTCAACAAAATGAGCCTGTACCGGCGCTTTGCGTCGAAAGACGATCTCGTGGTCGCGTATCTGGAACGCATGGACGAAGGCTTCCGGCGGCGCTTCGAGGCGAGCGTGGCGAAACATCCGGACGCGCCGGCCAAACAGTTGATCCAGGCGCTCGAAGATCTCGTGAAGCGCGCGTCCGCGCCGGATTATCGCGGTTGCCCGTTCGTGAACATCGCGTGCGAATTCGGCGATCCCGCGCATCCGGCCCGGCAATCGGTCGATCACAACAAAAAATATCTGATGACGCGCTTAGTCGAGATATCGACGGCGGCGGGAGCGGATAATGCCGTCGAACTGGCCGAGTCGCTCGCGTTGCTGGTCGACGGCATCTATGCAACGAGCCAGACTTACGGCCCGGGCTCCGGTCCGCTGCTCGCCGCGCCGCGCATCGCGCGTAGCTTGATCGACGCGGCGTGCGGCGGGCATCGCAAACAGGACGATTCATGA
- a CDS encoding MFS transporter, whose translation MNWVARRLNGRIHYGWVAVGVVFFVLLAAAGTRATPSVMMLPLEKQFGWSRSTISLAISINLALYGLAGPFAAAAMQRFGVRPTVLAALATLAAGVGLSSMMTEPWQMVLIWGVMVGSATGVAALTLSATIVNRWFTTHRGLAMGILTASSATGQLVFLPFLASLSEHFGWRPVVFVVAGAAAIVLPLVAWLLPERPADMSLRPVGETAEMPPGVVPAPKNPIKLAFGTLATASKTRDFWLLFFSFFVCGASTNGYVGTHLIAMCSDYGMTQVQGATLLAAMGVFDLFGTTLSGWLSDRFNARVLLFWYYGLRGLSLIYLPYAFGIDFFGLPLFAVFYGLDWIATVPPTVRLATDVYGKESAPIVFGWIVAGHQLGAAFAALGGGMLRSSLGSYTIATMISGGLCLVAALTVLRINRAGRSMGVAAT comes from the coding sequence ATGAATTGGGTAGCGAGACGGCTGAACGGCCGGATACATTACGGCTGGGTCGCGGTGGGCGTCGTGTTTTTCGTTTTGCTGGCCGCCGCGGGCACGCGCGCGACGCCGAGTGTCATGATGCTGCCGCTGGAAAAGCAGTTCGGCTGGTCGCGCAGCACGATTTCGCTCGCCATTTCGATCAATCTGGCGCTTTACGGCCTCGCCGGCCCGTTCGCGGCAGCCGCCATGCAGCGTTTCGGCGTGCGTCCCACGGTGCTCGCGGCGCTCGCGACGCTGGCGGCGGGCGTCGGTTTGTCGTCGATGATGACCGAGCCGTGGCAAATGGTGCTGATCTGGGGCGTGATGGTCGGCAGCGCGACGGGCGTCGCGGCGCTCACGCTGTCGGCGACCATCGTCAACCGCTGGTTCACCACGCATCGCGGCCTGGCCATGGGCATTCTCACCGCGAGTTCCGCGACCGGCCAGCTCGTGTTCCTGCCGTTCCTCGCGTCCTTGTCGGAGCATTTCGGCTGGCGTCCGGTGGTGTTCGTCGTGGCGGGCGCGGCGGCGATCGTGCTGCCGCTCGTCGCGTGGCTCTTGCCCGAACGTCCGGCGGATATGTCGCTGCGTCCTGTCGGTGAAACCGCCGAAATGCCGCCGGGCGTCGTTCCCGCGCCAAAGAATCCGATCAAGCTCGCGTTCGGCACGCTTGCCACGGCCAGCAAGACGCGCGATTTCTGGCTGCTCTTCTTCAGCTTCTTCGTCTGCGGCGCGAGCACGAACGGTTACGTCGGCACGCATCTGATCGCAATGTGCTCCGACTACGGCATGACGCAAGTGCAGGGCGCGACGCTGCTCGCCGCCATGGGCGTCTTCGACCTGTTCGGCACGACGCTCTCCGGCTGGCTGTCGGACCGCTTCAACGCGCGCGTGCTGCTGTTCTGGTACTACGGTTTGCGCGGGCTGTCGCTGATCTATCTGCCGTATGCGTTCGGCATCGACTTCTTCGGCTTGCCGCTGTTCGCCGTGTTCTACGGTCTCGACTGGATCGCCACCGTGCCGCCGACCGTGCGCCTCGCGACCGATGTCTACGGCAAGGAATCGGCGCCCATCGTGTTCGGCTGGATCGTGGCGGGCCATCAACTTGGCGCGGCGTTCGCGGCGTTGGGCGGCGGCATGCTGCGCTCGAGCCTCGGCAGCTACACCATCGCGACGATGATCTCCGGCGGCCTGTGCCTCGTTGCGGCGCTCACGGTGCTGCGCATCAATCGCGCGGGCCGCTCGATGGGCGTGGCTGCGACCTGA
- a CDS encoding FadR/GntR family transcriptional regulator encodes MSVKPAETRRLYLQIADKLRALIEQQDFAPNGRLPSERELAQTLGVSRPSVREALVALELEGRVEIRMGSGVYIVAAPAAKPPADEAELGESPIEIMNARSVIEGAIAAGVAPFAKPKALKSLRAVYETMAREVENGQVPMAADRAFHIAIAQMTGNDVLVRTVGSLYDERHSPLSSTLRGHFEGEETWAAALGEHREILEALEARDAIQAQAAMQRHMRQSAARLMTRRKG; translated from the coding sequence GTGAGCGTGAAACCAGCCGAAACGCGCCGCCTCTATCTACAGATCGCCGACAAACTGCGCGCATTGATCGAGCAGCAGGATTTCGCGCCGAACGGCCGTTTGCCGTCGGAGCGCGAACTCGCGCAGACGCTCGGCGTGTCGCGGCCGTCGGTGCGCGAGGCGCTGGTCGCGCTCGAACTGGAAGGGCGCGTCGAGATCCGCATGGGATCGGGCGTGTATATCGTCGCGGCGCCCGCGGCCAAGCCGCCGGCCGATGAAGCCGAACTGGGCGAAAGTCCGATCGAGATCATGAACGCGCGCAGCGTAATCGAGGGCGCGATCGCGGCGGGCGTCGCGCCGTTTGCCAAGCCTAAGGCACTGAAGTCGCTGCGCGCGGTGTACGAAACGATGGCGCGCGAAGTCGAAAACGGACAGGTGCCGATGGCCGCCGACCGCGCGTTCCACATCGCCATTGCGCAGATGACCGGCAACGATGTGCTTGTGCGCACCGTCGGAAGTCTGTACGACGAGCGGCATAGTCCGCTGTCATCGACGCTGCGTGGGCATTTCGAGGGAGAGGAAACGTGGGCGGCCGCGCTGGGTGAGCATCGGGAAATTCTCGAAGCGCTCGAAGCGCGCGACGCGATTCAGGCTCAGGCCGCGATGCAGCGCCACATGCGCCAGTCCGCAGCGCGCCTGATGACAAGACGCAAAGGCTGA
- a CDS encoding NAD(P)/FAD-dependent oxidoreductase: MLRLSEIKLPLDHPDSAIKAAVITRLAEIGVAAQELVSFQVFRRAHDARKRGDIKLTYIVDVELQDEPAVLERLRTRPHPHCGPTPDMTYRFVAKAPAQSTLLRPVVIGMGPCGLFAGLILAQMGFRPIILERGKAVRERTKDTWGLWRRNELNPESNVQFGEGGAGTFSDGKLYSQIKDPKHYGRKVLDEFVKAGAPEDILFLSRPHIGTFRLVSMVEKMRAQIHQLGGEVRFQQRVEDIDIDNGKVRGLRLSNGETLRCDHVVLAIGHSARDTFEMLHDRGVYMEAKPFSLGFRIEHPQGLIDRSRFGTFAGHERLGAADYKVVHHANNGRAVYSFCMCPGGTVVAATSEPGRVVTNGMSQYSRAERNANAGIVVGITPEDYPGGPLAGIAFQRKWEERAFELGGGDYCAPAQLVGDFIAGRPSTSLGSVIPSYKPGVKPTDLSTALPDYVIEAIREALPELDKKIKGFAMHDAVLTGVETRTSSPLRVRRKDDYQSVNIDGLYPAGEGAGYAGGIYSAAIDGIEVAEAVALNMLGQQAALA, translated from the coding sequence ATGCTACGTCTCAGCGAAATCAAACTCCCGCTCGACCATCCTGACTCGGCCATCAAAGCCGCAGTCATCACGCGTCTCGCGGAAATCGGCGTGGCGGCGCAAGAGCTTGTCAGCTTTCAGGTGTTTCGTCGTGCGCACGATGCACGCAAACGCGGCGATATCAAACTCACCTATATCGTCGACGTCGAATTGCAGGACGAGCCCGCGGTGCTGGAACGCCTCCGAACACGGCCGCATCCGCATTGCGGTCCGACGCCGGATATGACGTATCGCTTCGTGGCGAAGGCGCCGGCGCAGTCGACGTTGTTGCGTCCCGTCGTCATCGGTATGGGGCCGTGCGGGCTTTTCGCCGGATTGATCCTCGCGCAGATGGGCTTCCGGCCGATCATCCTTGAGCGCGGAAAGGCCGTGCGCGAACGGACAAAGGACACGTGGGGCCTCTGGCGACGCAACGAGCTCAATCCCGAATCGAACGTGCAATTCGGGGAAGGCGGCGCCGGCACATTTTCGGACGGCAAGCTCTACAGCCAGATCAAGGATCCGAAGCACTACGGCCGCAAAGTGCTCGACGAGTTCGTGAAGGCCGGCGCGCCGGAAGACATTCTCTTCCTGAGCCGCCCGCACATCGGCACGTTCAGGCTCGTGAGCATGGTCGAGAAGATGCGCGCGCAGATTCATCAACTCGGCGGAGAAGTGCGGTTTCAGCAGCGCGTCGAGGACATCGACATCGACAATGGCAAGGTGCGCGGGCTTCGTCTCTCGAACGGCGAAACGCTGCGCTGCGATCATGTCGTCCTCGCGATCGGCCACAGCGCGCGCGATACCTTCGAGATGCTGCACGACCGCGGCGTCTACATGGAAGCCAAGCCGTTTTCGCTGGGGTTTCGCATCGAGCATCCGCAAGGCTTGATCGACCGGAGCCGCTTCGGCACCTTCGCCGGACACGAGCGGCTCGGCGCCGCGGACTATAAAGTGGTCCATCACGCCAACAACGGGCGCGCGGTGTACAGCTTCTGCATGTGCCCGGGCGGCACCGTGGTGGCGGCGACGTCGGAGCCGGGGCGCGTCGTAACCAATGGCATGAGCCAGTATTCGCGCGCCGAGCGCAATGCGAACGCGGGCATCGTCGTGGGCATTACGCCGGAGGACTACCCCGGTGGACCGCTGGCCGGCATCGCATTTCAGCGCAAGTGGGAAGAGCGCGCGTTCGAGCTGGGCGGCGGCGATTACTGCGCGCCGGCGCAACTCGTCGGGGACTTTATCGCGGGACGGCCGTCGACGTCGCTGGGATCTGTCATCCCGTCATACAAGCCGGGCGTGAAGCCGACCGATCTGAGCACCGCGCTCCCCGACTACGTGATCGAAGCGATCCGCGAAGCGCTGCCCGAACTCGACAAGAAGATCAAAGGCTTCGCGATGCATGACGCCGTGCTGACGGGCGTCGAGACGCGCACGTCGTCGCCGTTGCGCGTGCGTCGCAAGGACGATTATCAGAGCGTGAACATCGATGGTCTGTACCCGGCGGGAGAGGGCGCGGGCTATGCGGGCGGCATTTATTCGGCCGCGATCGATGGGATCGAAGTGGCCGAAGCCGTCGCACTGAACATGCTGGGGCAGCAAGCGGCGTTGGCGTGA
- a CDS encoding mannitol dehydrogenase family protein, with protein sequence MNNPILQFGTSRFLQAHVDFFVAEAARRDPARSLGKITVVQTTSSADSRARIDALRATGRYPVRIRGRRRDETVDVTVECDAITEALHANEDWPLLIERMKRDVQVIVSNTADAGYALFDEDTADLLDGKRTPRGFAAKLAVLLHARFQAGAQAITLFPCELISRNGDTLRDLVREIARGWNADSAFLDYLTNHCVWVNSLVDRIVSEPIHPVGAIAEPYALWAIERQAGMTLPCEHEDIVVTDDLAHYERLKLLLLNLGHTMLAQIWRARERTNDAAADMTVLDAMRDPAFRDPLEATWRDEVLPVFAALGQREVAADYLASVRDRFENPFLVHRLADIARNHDEKKVRRFQPVIDLARELKLDIEQRRLRDALESA encoded by the coding sequence ATGAACAATCCGATTCTTCAGTTCGGCACGAGCCGATTCCTGCAAGCGCACGTGGACTTTTTCGTAGCCGAAGCGGCGCGCCGCGATCCGGCGCGCTCGCTCGGCAAGATCACCGTCGTCCAGACGACGTCGAGCGCAGACAGCCGCGCGCGTATCGACGCGCTGCGCGCGACGGGCCGCTATCCGGTGCGTATTCGCGGCCGCCGCCGTGACGAAACGGTCGATGTGACCGTCGAGTGCGACGCCATCACCGAAGCGCTGCACGCCAACGAAGACTGGCCGTTGCTGATCGAACGCATGAAGCGCGACGTGCAAGTGATCGTCTCGAACACCGCGGACGCCGGTTACGCCCTCTTCGACGAAGACACCGCCGATCTGCTCGATGGCAAGCGCACGCCGCGCGGCTTCGCGGCGAAGCTCGCCGTGCTGCTGCACGCGCGTTTTCAGGCGGGCGCGCAAGCGATCACGCTGTTTCCCTGCGAACTGATTTCGCGCAACGGCGACACGCTGCGCGATCTGGTCCGCGAGATCGCGCGCGGCTGGAACGCGGACAGCGCGTTTCTCGACTATTTGACGAATCACTGCGTGTGGGTGAATTCGCTCGTCGACCGGATCGTGTCCGAGCCGATTCACCCGGTCGGCGCTATTGCCGAGCCGTATGCGCTGTGGGCGATCGAGCGGCAGGCGGGCATGACGCTGCCATGCGAGCACGAAGACATCGTCGTCACCGACGATCTCGCGCACTACGAACGCCTGAAGCTGCTGCTGCTGAACCTCGGTCACACGATGCTCGCGCAAATCTGGCGCGCCCGGGAAAGAACGAACGACGCCGCGGCCGACATGACCGTGCTCGACGCGATGCGCGATCCGGCCTTCCGCGATCCGCTCGAAGCAACCTGGCGCGACGAAGTGCTGCCGGTGTTCGCGGCGCTCGGCCAGCGCGAAGTCGCCGCCGACTACCTAGCGAGCGTGCGGGACCGTTTCGAGAATCCGTTCCTCGTGCATCGGCTCGCGGATATCGCGCGCAATCACGACGAGAAAAAGGTGCGGCGCTTCCAGCCCGTCATCGATCTGGCGCGCGAACTGAAGCTCGACATCGAGCAAAGACGTCTGCGCGACGCGCTCGAATCCGCCTGA
- a CDS encoding nitroreductase family protein, with protein sequence MTAKPAPTDVDIHELIAGRWSPRAFSDRPVERAQLRRLLEAARWAPSSNNLQPWRFIAFDRHRDEAAFKRAFDTLAPSNQKWNVSVPLLVCVTAATLTPKGEANRTATYDTGAAAMALVLQAHALGLATHQMGGFDRDAFRQAFSIPEDVQIIAMIAIGHHGDASQLDETLREREAAPRARKTLAETVFDGGWDKSFD encoded by the coding sequence ATGACCGCGAAACCCGCTCCGACCGATGTCGACATCCACGAACTGATCGCCGGCCGCTGGAGCCCGCGCGCCTTTTCCGACCGGCCGGTCGAGCGCGCGCAGTTGCGTCGTTTGCTGGAAGCGGCGCGCTGGGCGCCGTCGTCGAACAATCTGCAGCCGTGGCGTTTCATCGCGTTCGATCGCCATCGCGACGAAGCCGCATTCAAGCGCGCGTTCGACACGCTCGCGCCGTCGAATCAGAAGTGGAATGTGAGCGTGCCGCTGCTCGTCTGCGTGACTGCGGCGACGCTCACGCCGAAGGGCGAAGCGAACCGCACCGCCACTTACGACACCGGCGCGGCCGCGATGGCGCTCGTCCTGCAGGCTCACGCGCTGGGTCTCGCGACGCATCAGATGGGCGGGTTCGATCGCGACGCGTTCCGGCAGGCGTTCTCGATTCCCGAAGACGTGCAGATCATCGCGATGATCGCTATCGGCCATCACGGCGATGCGAGTCAGCTCGACGAAACGCTGCGCGAGCGCGAAGCCGCGCCGCGTGCGCGCAAGACACTCGCCGAGACCGTGTTCGATGGCGGCTGGGACAAGTCGTTCGACTGA
- a CDS encoding class I SAM-dependent methyltransferase has protein sequence MTRKSSASAPGTPDPSAKHEIRPGQSIELLKELHILTRDGKMNQDSRRKLKQVYHLYQFIEPLLADVHARQGAVSLVDHGAGKSYLGFILYDLFFKTLRDRSHIFGIETREELVKKSEELAARLGFTGMSFLNLSVAESIDSDRLPESVDIVTALHACNTATDDAIHFALQKNAKCIVVVPCCQAEVATVLRKNKGHSLAKNVLTEMWRHPLHTREFGSQITNVLRCLQLESHGYQVSVTELVGWEHSMKNELIVAQFKDLPRGRPAQRLSDVLETLGLDELRERFFTPAH, from the coding sequence ATGACCAGGAAGTCTTCCGCGTCGGCTCCGGGCACGCCCGACCCCTCCGCAAAACATGAGATCCGTCCAGGGCAGTCCATCGAACTGCTGAAGGAACTCCACATCCTCACGCGCGACGGCAAAATGAATCAGGACAGCCGCCGCAAACTGAAACAGGTCTATCACCTGTATCAATTCATCGAACCGCTGCTCGCCGACGTGCATGCGCGCCAAGGGGCCGTATCGCTCGTGGACCATGGCGCGGGTAAGTCGTATCTTGGGTTCATTCTCTACGATCTCTTCTTCAAGACTCTGCGCGATCGGTCACACATCTTTGGAATCGAGACGCGTGAAGAGCTCGTGAAAAAATCGGAGGAATTGGCGGCACGCCTCGGGTTTACCGGGATGTCGTTTCTGAATCTGTCGGTGGCCGAATCAATTGATTCGGATCGTTTGCCGGAGTCGGTCGATATCGTCACGGCGCTGCACGCATGCAACACCGCCACCGACGACGCCATCCACTTCGCTCTGCAAAAGAATGCGAAGTGCATCGTCGTGGTGCCGTGCTGTCAGGCAGAAGTGGCCACGGTATTACGCAAGAACAAGGGGCATTCGCTCGCGAAGAACGTGCTGACGGAAATGTGGCGGCATCCGCTGCATACGCGCGAATTCGGCAGTCAGATTACGAACGTGCTGCGTTGCCTGCAACTCGAATCGCACGGTTATCAGGTGAGCGTGACGGAACTCGTCGGATGGGAGCATTCCATGAAGAACGAGCTGATCGTTGCGCAATTCAAGGACTTGCCGCGCGGCCGCCCGGCGCAACGGCTGTCGGATGTGCTCGAAACGCTGGGTCTGGATGAACTGCGCGAACGCTTCTTCACGCCCGCGCACTGA
- a CDS encoding UxaA family hydrolase codes for MSTTSTDHAVIRLHPNDDVVIATRQLLSGARIASEDLVVSGLIPPGHKIATRAIAAGEPVKRYNQIIGVAREAIARGQHVHTHNLSMADFAREHEFGVDRHPTPFVDAPATFMGIRRDDGRVATRNFVGVLTSVNCSATVARAIADHFRRDVHPEALADYPNVDGVIALTHGLGCGIDMQGEGLGILRRTLAGYAVHPNFHAVLFVGLGCETNQIAGVLESSGLKDGERLRSFTIQDSGGTRKTIEHGIALVKDMLADANRVKREPVPASHLIVGLQCGGSDGYSGISANPALGAAVDKLVAHGGTAILSETPEVYGAEHLLTRRAVSREVGEKLLTRIKWWEEYCARNGAAMDNNPSAGNKVGGLTTILEKSLGAVAKGGTTNLVEVYEYAQRIDAKGFVFMDSPGYDPMSATGQVASGANLICFTTGRGSAYGCAPSPSLKLATNTALWERQEEDMDINCGGVIDGSATIDQLGDQIFQMMLDCASGVASKSELHGYGQNEFVPWQVGVVT; via the coding sequence ATGTCCACCACATCCACCGACCATGCGGTCATCCGGCTGCACCCCAACGACGACGTCGTGATCGCGACGCGTCAGTTGCTCTCCGGCGCGCGCATCGCGTCGGAGGATCTCGTCGTGTCCGGGCTGATTCCGCCCGGACACAAGATCGCGACGCGCGCGATCGCCGCCGGCGAGCCGGTCAAGCGCTACAACCAGATCATCGGCGTGGCGCGCGAGGCGATTGCACGCGGTCAACACGTCCACACGCACAATCTGTCGATGGCCGATTTCGCGCGTGAGCACGAGTTCGGCGTCGACCGGCATCCGACGCCGTTCGTCGACGCGCCCGCGACCTTCATGGGCATCCGCCGCGACGACGGCCGCGTGGCAACACGTAATTTCGTCGGCGTGCTGACGAGCGTGAACTGCTCGGCGACGGTCGCACGCGCGATCGCCGATCACTTCCGGCGCGACGTGCATCCGGAAGCGCTGGCGGATTATCCGAACGTGGACGGCGTGATTGCGCTGACGCACGGTCTCGGATGCGGCATCGACATGCAGGGCGAAGGGCTCGGCATTTTGCGCCGTACGCTGGCGGGCTACGCGGTGCATCCGAATTTTCACGCGGTGCTGTTCGTGGGCCTCGGTTGCGAGACGAATCAGATCGCAGGCGTGCTCGAATCGAGCGGACTGAAGGACGGCGAGCGGTTGCGCAGCTTCACGATCCAGGACAGCGGCGGCACGCGCAAAACGATCGAGCACGGCATCGCGCTGGTAAAGGACATGCTCGCGGATGCGAATCGCGTGAAGCGCGAGCCGGTGCCGGCGTCGCATCTGATCGTCGGTTTGCAGTGCGGCGGCTCGGACGGCTATTCGGGCATTTCGGCCAATCCGGCGCTAGGTGCGGCGGTCGACAAGCTCGTCGCACACGGCGGCACGGCGATTCTCTCTGAGACGCCCGAAGTCTACGGCGCAGAGCATTTGCTGACGCGGCGCGCGGTGAGCCGCGAAGTCGGCGAAAAGCTGCTGACGCGCATCAAGTGGTGGGAAGAATACTGCGCGCGTAACGGCGCGGCGATGGACAACAATCCGTCGGCAGGCAACAAGGTCGGCGGATTAACAACGATCCTCGAAAAATCGCTCGGCGCGGTCGCGAAGGGCGGGACGACGAATCTCGTCGAAGTGTACGAGTACGCGCAGCGCATCGACGCCAAAGGCTTCGTGTTCATGGATTCGCCCGGCTACGATCCGATGTCCGCGACGGGACAGGTCGCATCGGGCGCGAATCTGATCTGCTTCACGACGGGCCGCGGCTCGGCATACGGATGCGCGCCGTCGCCGTCGCTCAAGCTCGCGACGAACACCGCGTTGTGGGAGCGGCAGGAAGAAGACATGGACATCAACTGCGGCGGCGTGATCGACGGCAGCGCGACCATCGATCAACTCGGCGACCAGATCTTCCAGATGATGCTCGATTGCGCGTCAGGCGTCGCGTCGAAGAGCGAGCTGCATGGTTATGGACAGAATGAATTCGTGCCCTGGCAAGTCGGTGTGGTCACCTGA
- a CDS encoding MFS transporter, which yields MRKMRWVVIFLAFLAIAINYIDRANLAVAAPQIEKALNIGPAEMGFILSGFFWTYALMQMPFGWFVDRAGARIALPLAVGWWSVFTALTAAATSVSGMFGCRLMLGVGEAGAYPSCAKLVSQWFKKEQRAFATSIFDSGSRVGSALSIPVVALIISSVGWEASFVITGLLGFVWILGWFLIYRTKSKGDLTGETDVAPQPVAPKNKVSWGSLFKYRTLWGMMLGFFCLNFVIYFFITWFPSYLVQAHGFSLKSLGTLGMIPALMSIPGGWLGGWVSDALFKRGWSLTAARKTCMVGGMLLSSVITLSAFTNNTFLMLAFFGIAYGSLAFAAASIWSLPSDVAPTPDHVASIGGIQNFASNLAGIVITTFTGVMLSITKGSFVIPLCVAGGFCFLGAFSYLVIVGKIEPLNRADEEQARRDSRAPTTV from the coding sequence ATGCGCAAAATGCGTTGGGTAGTGATTTTTCTGGCCTTTCTGGCCATCGCGATCAATTACATCGATCGCGCGAATCTCGCGGTCGCCGCGCCGCAGATCGAAAAGGCGCTCAACATCGGTCCGGCTGAAATGGGCTTCATTCTGAGCGGCTTTTTCTGGACCTACGCGCTCATGCAGATGCCGTTCGGCTGGTTCGTCGATCGCGCCGGCGCGCGCATCGCGCTGCCGCTCGCCGTGGGCTGGTGGTCGGTCTTCACGGCGCTGACGGCAGCGGCGACGAGCGTCAGCGGCATGTTCGGCTGCCGCCTGATGCTGGGCGTCGGCGAAGCGGGTGCGTATCCGTCGTGCGCGAAGCTCGTGTCGCAATGGTTCAAGAAGGAACAGCGCGCGTTCGCGACCAGCATCTTCGATTCCGGCTCGCGTGTCGGCTCCGCCCTGTCGATTCCGGTCGTCGCGCTGATCATCAGTTCGGTCGGCTGGGAAGCGTCGTTCGTCATTACGGGCCTGCTCGGCTTCGTGTGGATTCTCGGCTGGTTCCTGATCTATCGCACCAAGTCGAAGGGTGACCTGACCGGCGAGACGGATGTCGCGCCGCAACCGGTCGCGCCGAAGAACAAGGTGTCGTGGGGCTCGCTGTTCAAGTACCGCACGCTGTGGGGCATGATGCTCGGCTTCTTCTGCCTGAACTTCGTGATCTACTTCTTCATCACGTGGTTCCCGAGCTATCTCGTGCAGGCGCACGGCTTCTCGCTCAAGTCGCTCGGCACGCTCGGCATGATTCCCGCGCTGATGTCGATTCCGGGCGGCTGGCTCGGCGGCTGGGTGTCGGATGCGCTCTTCAAGCGCGGCTGGAGCCTCACCGCCGCGCGCAAGACCTGCATGGTCGGTGGCATGCTGCTGTCGTCGGTGATCACGCTGTCGGCGTTCACCAACAACACGTTCCTGATGCTCGCGTTCTTCGGCATCGCGTACGGCAGCCTTGCGTTTGCCGCGGCCAGCATCTGGTCGCTGCCGAGCGATGTCGCGCCGACGCCGGATCACGTCGCGTCGATCGGCGGCATTCAGAACTTCGCGTCGAACCTGGCCGGCATCGTCATCACGACCTTCACCGGCGTGATGCTCTCGATCACGAAAGGCTCGTTCGTGATTCCGCTGTGCGTCGCAGGCGGCTTCTGCTTTCTCGGCGCGTTCAGCTATCTTGTAATCGTCGGGAAGATCGAGCCGCTCAATCGCGCCGACGAAGAACAAGCGCGACGCGATAGCCGCGCCCCCACCACGGTCTGA